One window from the genome of Gadus macrocephalus chromosome 7, ASM3116895v1 encodes:
- the LOC132460795 gene encoding titin-like isoform X13 translates to MFSLCKPQPLLPFLILHHSIIDLSSIRPFTHPSFIHPLVPPSVHRPPVGVRGAVRPVSGPPSPALHARPPLPITPCPSPRRSRHALSSVQPAAPPTGGPAPQPSPRSKHKPPAASAPPADASPASGPASSTASNRLSTLCSDVTAALAAAPLASAASSLSFPSTAPPPSPTSPSPKTSTVAAPCLPQPTAAHQGNAPPSTGTAPPPAASATGPHHLPGYRPPSSSTSTSTSGPQLWAPPPGPAVPPPPRPTSTPQPPPPLSSLSRPKAPQSSEIASAPPLSRSLSQPPSLPSIFQPSPGTASVPSQQCPREVQSGSAVEQISGWAPPSTQVDKNTNPFAMEATRAGPDPRESEPQRTKADTRAANQSVTQALQPSQTIVEEDEEDPKTSSSGQVVSELIVAPPPPWPFASTESSTPQQPSTNVLAAFITPKKNKEQAASKKHNHKPSEYSKPPLAEPEADFDDIMLDSLTRSGPSGGLFLEEEGSKRDTVKRCPPGTKLKAAEGHPPSETHASQEERRRMQEVQKKKEEEERLKKQKEEDRQRAREQEETEMEEEKKRRTLEEEERRALEGAEERRALEEAEERRALEEKRRVLKEEEKKRALEEEKKRALEEEKKRALEEEKRRALEEEKKRALEAEKRRALEEEKKRALEEEKKRALEEEKKRALEEEKRRALEEEKKRALEEEKRRALEEEKRRALEEEKRRALEEEKRRALEVEKKRALDEEKKRRALEEEEKKRALEEEKNRALEEEKKRALEEEKKRALEEEKRRALDEEKKRRALEEEKKKRALEEEKRRVLKEEEKKRALEEEKKRALEEEKRIALEEEKRRALEEEKRRALEEEKKRRALEEVEKKRALDEEKKRRALEEEEKKRALEEEKKKALEEEKKRALEEEKKKRALEEEKKRRALEEEEKRKALEEEKKRALMEEEKMRELEEEKRRLRAEEDRERSEMERRRKEEERLLQEKQEKQRLKQMEEKKRREEEAARRKRDEERILLEKKEQEECKREKERRVEKDRLLKEMKAEEEEGKRREQEKKKRLLEVEEERKRMEEKRLKEEKEKEEMRGREEKQRLKEEQRKQELERLLKEEKEMEEKRKREGEERISIAKEEEEQQRLLKEEETRTRQKEEKMRLEKQRVEEERKRREEEIKKRILKSEETRKRREEETKKRLVEAEEDRKRMEEKRLKELTEKEERKQERERLLKEEKEREEQERKQREEERRAQEEEKQRLLKEGERRKREEEEKQRLLKEAERMKREEEEKQRLLKEAERMKREEEEKQRLLKEEERMKREEKERLLKEAERMKREEEEEKQRLLKEEERMKREEKEKQRLLKEAERRKREEEEKERLLKEEERMKREEKERLLKEAERRKREEEEKQRLLKEEERIKREEKERLLKEAERRKREEEEKQRLLKEAERMKREEEEKERLLKEEERMKREEKERLLKEAERRKREEEEKERLLKEAERMKREEEEKERLLKEAEMMKREEEEKERLLKEAERRKREEEEKLLKEAERRKREEEEKQRLLKEAERMKREVEEKERLLKEAERMKREEEAKRVEKRRIEEERKRLELKERERIATEEKLLAEQREKEARQVEERQQVKEAKEREDRKAREESKMKEEEQEKKRMAEEERKKEEAEKRIRQEHQEKGRRQRDEDEESKNPPAPLSRVAINRSDEEKEKMRMIAGSKSTPGISKIPNTNTQQAEDKTSNLLPEARPVWAGMDAHERPGPLMHESRGLIATPPIEVLAHCNQLGPTIQPSAHNKPITLDVVSLVPPPEKFVEAEDPLWNALEGRDGITQEHSKPLGRGSPKEDATQRDKVQDLQPITAKEPDAIPSSAKPCPPPVTEPPRGPQAPPAIKPCPPTAAPQNETPTDGVMADPRPSSANQKPAPEKEGPLWAALEEAGDSGGGGGREDGSDAVDGGVDKCVNREEVCEAGQQPEASVGLMSAVVRVFYRGFESVASILHSHDARQPCSSPDGPPALRAPEGHGVALLSISDLPSVSETDTSPLSLPEVDIMPPAAFGDIIKGQPIGGEKQPKVELSLAVNSTGKSPNQGMETSGLVARLRLAASEAEREREEREIEGRKEKEEEGKGEEGERAVFGTKEKMQETEQSQGWLEIGGKERQHMKGGREESQQVRKEEHDEDQTKRGRHRGEEREGGRGKLERQGNEGTMFSSVSLKHNSQSGACPPLKEVEFEEIAHEERLDTDKSKDRSGPKSLTKTDLKDTGSAGKRDQVPEEGKPKVQRPDGASHVSADEACEVPPPKLAKRANSALQAVPVWMREEDSEELEYETGQEDIGTVWSAELYMEGGGVADLSVTQAAPGGSAGPPPTVIPQPLLHGSAVNQPKAFRESVSLKIQALPANRCSPAAPEQEVGAGQTPGVTHGNADKPQTFGQEVGASRTPVISHGNTHKPQRSGQEVGAGRTPGGSHGNADKPQTSGQEVRAGRTPGVSHGNAHKLQKSGQEVGAGRTPGLSHGNADKLRMSGQEDGIIQTGVVSTSVELVDTQAGPMGKDLVPSPVVPWPLPSDTQPTEENAGSKGARMETETPANKAEATDVSYETKLITLEAKADGNQIPEGSLEAKDQALQEEEQLLLAKIQKMTAKTSPFPVSRGKKLLIPDLKDIDGDITDPESQSQTSTGSGSSTFEKAFVDEPSHLIGSCFTVLEEVSLADAREVGIPELREAVREDKEALNREENKPVPTQQPPTFPNGRAKAPEEPCGLQTRPKNLPTGAPGSNREGSFPGAPVTGGGSAMRDPDRTSSVPPPQSGMKRGPSSHGESQQGPAQPGGPVAVGSAARPDPSEGLVSSSQSLLEWCQEMTQGYRGLKITNFSTSWRNGLAFCAILHHSTQR, encoded by the exons ATGTTCTCTCTCTGCAAACCCCAacctctcctccctttccttaTCCTTCATCATTCCATCATCGATCTATCATCCATCCGTCCATTCACTCATCCATCCTTCATCCATCCACTCGTCCCTCCATCTGTCCATCGGCCCCCAGTCGGTGTCAGAGGCGCTGTGAGGCCGGTGTCCGGCCCCCCTAGTCCCGCCCTTCACGCCCGGcctcccctccccatcaccccctgcccctcccctcgCCGCTCTAGACACGCCCTCTCATCCGTCCAACCGGCAGCCCCGCCTAccggaggccccgcccctcagcCCTCTCCCCGCTCCAAACACAAACCGCCCGCCGCGTCCGCCCCGCCCGCCGACGCCTCTCCTGCTTCTGGCCCCGCCTCCTCTACCGCGTCCAACCGCCTGTCCACGTTGTGCTCTGACGTCACGGCGGCCCTGGCAGCAGCTCCCCTGGCGTCGGCGgcgtcctctctctccttcccctccaccgcgcccccaccctcccccacgtCTCCGTCTCCCAAGACCTCCACGGTGGCAGCGCCCTGCTTACCCCAACCGACCGCGGCCCATCAGGGCAACGCCCCCCCGTCCACCGGGACGGCGCCCCCCCCGGCGGCTTCAGCAACCGGCCCTCACCACCTCCCTGGCTACAGAccgccttcctcctccacctccacctccacctctggcCCCCAGCTCTGGGCCCCTCCCCCTGGACCTGccgtccccccacctccccgtcCGACCTCCACCCCTCAGCCCCCGCCTCCTCTGTCGTCCCTCTCCCGCCCAAAAGCCCCCCAGTCCTCTGAGATAGCCTCAGCACCCCCCCTCAGCAGgtctctctcccagcctccctccctgcccagCATCTTCCAGCCCAGCCCAGGGACAG CCTCAGTACCTTCCCAGCAGTGCCCCCGTGAGGTGCAAAGCGGAAGTGCAGTGGAACAAATCTCTG GATGGGCCCCCCCGTCAACCCAAGTGGATAAGAACACGAACCCGTTCGCCATGGAAGCGACCCGCGCTGGCCCGGACCCCAGGGAGTCGGAGCCTCAGCGCACCAAGGCCGACACGAGGGCGGCGAACCAGAGCGTCACGCAGGccctgcagccctcacagaccatagtggaggaggacgaggaggacccAAAGACCAGCAG TTCTGGCCAAGTCGTTTCCGAGCTGAttgtagccccgccccctccctggcCATTCGCCAGCACCGAGAGCTCCACCCCTCAGCAGCCCTCCACCAATGTGCTGGCAGCTTTTattacacccaaaaaaaacaaagaacagGCTGCCTCCAAAAAGCACAACCATAAGCCATCTGAATATTCAAAGCCGCCATTGGCTGAGCCAGAAGCAGACTTTGATGACATCATGTTGGACTCTTTAACCCGGAGTGGGCCGTCAGGAGGCTTGTTCCTGGAAGAGGAGGGCTCTAAACGAGACACGGTCAAAAGGTGTCCTCCAGG tacgAAGCTGAAGGCCGCTGAAGGCCATCCTCCCTCGGAGACTCACGCctcacaggaggagaggaggaggatgcagGAAGTgcagaaaaagaaagaagaggaagaaaggtTGAAAAAACAGAaggaggaagacagacagagggcaagggagcaggaggagacggaaatggaggaggagaagaagaggagaactctggaggaggaggagaggagagctctggagggggcggaggagaggagagctctggaggaggcggaggagaggagagctctggaggagaagaggagagtcctaaaagaggaggagaagaagagagctctagaggaagagaagaagagagctctagaggaagagaagaagagagctctagaggaagagaagaggagagctctagaggaagagaagaagagagctctagaggcagagaagaggagagctctagaggaggagaagaagagagctctagaggaagagaagaagagagctctagaggaagagaagaagagagctctagaggaagagaagaggagagctctagaggaagagaagaagagagctctagaggaagagaagaggagagctctagaggaggagaagaggagagctctagaggaggagaagaggagagctctagaggaggagaagaggagagccctggaggtggagaagaagagagctctagatgaagagaagaagaggagggcactggaggaggaggagaagaagagagctctagaggaggagaagaatagagctctagaggaggagaagaagagagctctagaggaggagaagaagagagctctagaggaggagaagaggagggctctagatgaagagaagaagaggagggcactggaggaggagaagaagaagagagctctagaggaagagaagaggagagtcctaaaagaggaggagaagaagagagctctagaggaagagaagaagagagctctagaggaagagaagaggatagctctagaggaggagaagaggagagctctagaggaagagaagaggagggctctagaggaggagaagaagaggagagctctggaggaggtggagaagaagagagctctagatgaagagaagaagaggagagctctggaggaggaggagaagaagagagctctagaagaggagaagaagaaagctctagaggaggagaagaagagagctctagaggaagagaagaagaagagagctctggaggaggagaagaagaggagagctctagaggaagaggagaagaggaaagcactggaggaggagaagaagagagctctaatggaggaggagaagatgagagaattggaggaggagaaaaggagactGCGGGCAGAGGAGGACCGGGAGcggagtgagatggagagaaggaggaaggaggaggaaaggctCCTTCAGGAAAAACAGGAGAAACAGAGATTGAAGCAAAtggaggaaaagaagaggagggaggaggaggcagcgaggaggaagagggatgaggagaggatCCTCCTAGagaagaaggagcaggaagagtgcaagagagagaaggagaggagagtggaaaAGGACAGATTGCTGAAAGAGATGAAggctgaagaggaggaggggaaaaggagagagcaggagaaaaaaaagcgGCTCCTggaagtagaggaggagaggaagaggatggaggagaaACGCTTAAAagaggaaaaggaaaaggaagagatgagaggaagagaagagaaacaGCGTCTCAAAGAGGAGCAGCGAAAACAGGAGCTGGAGAGGCTTCtgaaagaggagaaagaaatggaggagaaaaggaaaagggagggagaggagagaattaGTATAGcaaaagaggaggaagaacagCAGAGACTGCTAAAGGAAGAGGAGACAAGAACAAGACAAAAGGAAGAGaagatgagattggagaagcagcgtgtggaggaggagagaaaaaggagagaggaggagataaaaAAGAGGATCTTGAAGTCAGAGGAGACgagaaaaaggagagaggaggagacaaaaAAGAGGCttgtggaggcggaggaggacagGAAAAGGATGGAGGAGAAACGCTTGAAAGAATTAACGGAAAAGGAAGAGcgaaaacaagagagagagaggctcttgaaagaggagaaagaaagggaggagcaggaaaggaaacagagagaggaggagagaagagcgcaagaggaggagaagcagagactcctaaaggaaggagagaggaggaagagagaggaggaggagaagcagagactcctaaaggaagcagagaggatgaagagagaggaggaggagaagcagagactcctaaaggaagcagagaggatgaagagagaggaggaggagaagcagagacTCCTAAAGGAagaagagaggatgaagagagaggagaaggagagactcctaaaggaagcagagaggatgaagagagaggaggaggaggagaagcagagacTCCTAAAGGAagaagagaggatgaagagagaggagaaggagaagcagaGACTCCTAAaggaagcagagaggaggaagagagaggaggaggagaaggagagactcctaaaggaagaagagaggatgaagagagaggagaaggagagactcctaaaggaagcagagaggaggaagagagaggaggaggagaagcagagacTCCTAAAGGAAGAAGAgaggataaagagagaggagaaggagagactcctaaaggaagcagagaggaggaagagagaggaggaggagaagcagagactcctaaaggaagcagagaggatgaagagggaggaggaggagaaggagagactcctaaaggaagaagagaggatgaagagagaggagaaggagagactcctgaaggaagcagagaggaggaagagagaggaggaggagaaggagagactcctaaaggaagcagagaggatgaagagagaggaggaggagaaggagagactccTAAAGGAAGCAGAGatgatgaagagagaggaggaggagaaggagagactcctaaaggaagcagagaggaggaagagagaggaggaggagaaactcctaaaggaagcagagaggaggaagagagaggaggaggagaagcagagactcctaaaggaagcagagaggatgaagagagaggtggaggagaaggagagactcctaaaggaagcagagaggatgaagagagaggaggaggcgaagaGAGTAGAGAAGCGACGCatcgaggaggagaggaaacggCTAGAGctgaaagaaagagagcgaatTGCAACAGAGGAGAAACTTCTAGCAgagcagagggagaaggaagcgagacaggtggaggagagacaACAAGTGAAAGAGgcaaaggagagggaggatcgAAAAGCCAGGGAAGAGAGTAAAATGAAAGAAGAGGaacaagagaaaaagagaatggctgaggaggaaaggaagaagGAAGAGGCAGAGAAGAGGATCAGACAGGAGCAtcaggagaaggggaggagacagagggatgaAGATGAGGAGAGTAAGAATCCTCCTGCTCCATTGTCCAGGGTGGCGATCAACAGATCAgatgaagagaaggagaagatgagAATGATAGCTGGATCCAAGTCTACTCCTGGCATCTCAAAAATCCCTAACACCAATACCCAACAGGCTGAGGACAAAACCTCCAATCTGCTTCCTGAAGCCAGACCGGTCTGGGCTGGAATGGACGCCCACGAACG TCCGGGGCCACTGATGCATGAATCGAGAGGCTTGATTGCCACTCCACCAATCGAAGTGCTTGCTCACTGCAACCAATTGGGCCCCACCATTCAGCCCTCTGCTCACAACAAACCAATTACGTTAGACGTGGTGTCCCTGGTCCCGCCCCCTGAGAAGTTTGTGGAAGCAGAGGATCCTCTGTGGAACGCTCTAGAAGGGAGGGACGGTATTACTCAGGAACACTCTAAACCCCTTGGCAGAGG CTCGCCGAAGGAAGACGCCACCCAAAGGGACAAAGTACAGgaccttcagccaatcacagcgaaGGAGCCCGATGCCATCCCTTCCTCTGCTAAACCCTGCCCCCCGCCGGTCACAGAGCCCCCCAGGGGGCCCCAGGCCCCCCCGGCCATCAAACCCTGCCCCCCAACCGCCGCTCCGCAGAACGAGACGCCGACGGACGGCGTCATGGCGGACCCTCGGCcgtcctcagccaatcagaagcctgCACCTGAAAAGGAGGGGCCTCTGTGGGCGGccctggaggaggcgggggactccggggggggaggggggagagaggacgggagTGATGCTGTTGACGGAGG CGTCGATAAGTgtgtgaacagagaggaggtgtgtgaggcAGGCCAGCAGCCTGAGGCGTCAGTAGGCCTCATGTCTGCGGTAGTCAGGGTGTTTTACAGAGG CTTTGAGTCAGTGGCCTCCATCCTCCACTCCCATGACGCACGTCAGCCGTGCTCCTCTCCAGACGGGCCCCCGGCCCTCAGGGCCCCGGAGGGCCACGGCGTCGCCCTCTTATCCATTTCAGACCTTCCTAGTGTCTCTGAGACGGACACGAGTCCACTTTCTCTCCCTGAGGTGGACATTATGCCCCCGGCTGCTTTTGGGGACATCATAAAGGGACAACCAATTGGTGGAGAGAAGCAACCCAAGGTTGAACTGTCGTTGGCTGTTAATAGTACAGGGAAGTCACCCAATCAGGGGATGGAGACTTCTGGTCTGGTGGCCCGTCTGAGGCTGGCTGCCAGcgaggcagagcgggagagggaggaaagggaaatagaggggaggaaagagaaggaagaagaaggaaagggagaagagggggagagggcagtTTTCGGGACGAAAGAGAAAATGCAAGAAACTGAACAGAGCCAGGGATGGCTAGAAATAGGAGGCAAAGAGAGGCAACATATGAAAGGAGGCCGAGAGGAAAGTCAGCAGGTGAGGAAAGAGGAGCATGATGAGGATCAGACAAAGAGAGGAAGacacaggggggaggagagggaggggggaagggggaagttGGAGAGACAGGGAAATGAAGGGACAATGTTTTCATCTGTGTCTCTCAAGCACAACAGCCAATCAGGTGCTTGTCCTCCACTTAAAGAGGTGGAGTTTGAGGAAATAGCACATGAGGAAAGGCTTGACACAGACAAATCCAAAGACAGATCTGGTCCCAAGTCATTGACCAAGACTGATCTGAAAGACACAGGTTCAGCTGGTAAGAGAGATCAGGTCCCAGAGGAAGGCAAGCCCAAAGTTCAGCGGCCCGATGGAGCCTCTCACGTCTCCGCGGATGAAGCATGCGAAGTCCCTCCTCCAAAACTGGCAAAAAGAGCGAATTCAGCGCTGCAAGCCGTCCCCGTgtggatgagagaggaggacagcgaGGAGCTGGAGTACGAGACGGGACAGGAGGACATCGGCACCGTCTGGTCAGCTGAGCTGtacatggagggaggggg cGTGGCGGATCTGTCCGTGACCCAGGCTGCACCAGGTGGTTCTGCCGGGCCTCCTCCCACGGTCATCCCACAACCTCTGCTCCACGGCTCAGCTGTCAATCAACCAAAGGCATTCAGGGAATCTGTCTCTTTGAAGATTCAGGCTCTGCCGGCCAATCGGTGCTCCCCGGCCGCGCCAGAACAGGAAGTAGGAGCTGGTCAGACACCGGGCGTCACCCACGGTAACGCTGACAAGCCACAGACGTTTGGACAGGAAGTAGGAGCTAGTCGGACACCGGTCATCTCCCACGGTAACACTCATAAGCCGCAGAGGTCGGGACAGGAGGTAGGAGCTGGTCGGACACCGGGCGGCTCACACGGTAACGCTGACAAGCCACAGACGTCGGGACAGGAAGTAAGAGCTGGTCGGACACCGGGCGTCTCCCACGGTAACGCTCACAAACTGCAGAAGTCGGGACAGGAAGTAGGAGCTGGTCGGACACCGGGCCTCTCCCACGGTAACGCTGACAAGCTGCGGATGTCGGGACAGGAAGATGGCATAATTCAAACGGGCGTGGTTTCCACTTCCGTTGAGTTGGTGGACACGCAGGCCGGTCCGATGGGAAAGGACCTGGTCCCATCGCCTGTAGTaccctggcccctcccctcaGATACACAACCCACCGAGGAGAACGCCGGCTCAAAGGGTGCCAGGATGGAAACGGAGACACCTGCCAACAAGGCAGAAGCGACTGACGTGTCTTACGAGACCAAACTTATTACCCTTGAAGCAAAGGCTGACGGGAACCAAATCCCTGAGGGGAGCCTTGAGGCCAAAGACCAGGCACTCCAGGAAGAAGAACAGCTCCTATTGGCTAAGATCCAGAAGATGACAGCCAAAACATCACCTTTCCCAGTGTCTCGAGGCAAAAAGCTCCTCATACCCGACCTCAAAGATATCGACGGTGACATCACAGACCCTGAGAGCCAATCCCAAACCAGCACTGGCTCTGGAAGCTCCACTTTCGAAAAAGCTTTTGTCGACGAGCCGTCGCATTTGATTGGTTCATGCTTCACCGTGCTTGAGGAAGTTTCATTGGCTGATGCTAGAGAGGTAGGGATCCCAGAACTAAGAGAGGCAGTCCGAGAAGATAAGGAGGCATTGAACCGGGAAGAAAACAAACCAGT GCCCACCCAGCAGCCCCCCACCTTTCCAAACGGCAGAGCGAAGGCACCTGAGGAGCCATGCGGGCTTCAGACTCGACCTAAGAACCTGCCCACCGGCGCTCCGGGATCCAATCGGGAGGGTTCCTTTCCCGGCGCTCCAGTTACCGGGGGGGGGTCAGCGATGCGTGACCCAGACAGAACCTCTTccgttcctcctcctcaaaGCGGAATGAAGAGGGGCCCTTCCTCCCACGGGGAGTCACAGCAAGGCCCCGCTCAGCCTGGAGGACCGGTGGCAGTGGGGTCCGCCGCCAGGCCGGACCCTTCAGAG ggGCTGGTGAGCTCCAGTCAGTCTCTGCTAGAGTGGTGTCAAGAGATGACCCAGGGCTACCGGGGGTTAAAGATCACCAACTTCAGCACCTCCTGGAGGAACGGGTTGGCCTTCTGTGCCATCCTGCATCACTCCACCCAGAGATGa